The following proteins are co-located in the Pseudomonas cavernae genome:
- a CDS encoding 2-octaprenyl-3-methyl-6-methoxy-1,4-benzoquinol hydroxylase yields the protein MDLRADLIIVGAGMVGSALALALQDSGLDILLLDGGPLRVKPFDPATPFEPRVSALSAGSQRILERLGAWDGIRARRASPYGEMRVWDGSGTGQIHFSAASVHAEVLGHIVENRVIQDALLERLHASELGLLGNARLEQLRRSGDDWLLTLNDGRQLRAPLLIAADGANSAVRRLAGCATREWDYLHHAIVTSVRCAEPHRRTAWQRFTDDGPLAFLPLQRGADEHWCSIVWSVTPNEAERLMALDDQAFRAALGRAFEWRLGEIEAVDPRLCIPLRQRHAERYVEPGLALIGDAAHSIHPLAGQGVNLGFLDAAVLAEVLLHAHGRGERLAEPRVLSRYERRRMPHNLAMMAAMEGFQRLFQADPLALRWLRNNGLNWVDGLPEAKAVFVRQALGLSGDLPELARP from the coding sequence ATGGATTTACGTGCGGATCTGATCATCGTCGGCGCCGGTATGGTCGGTAGCGCCCTGGCCCTGGCCCTGCAAGACAGTGGCCTGGACATCCTGCTGCTGGACGGCGGGCCGCTGAGGGTCAAGCCGTTCGACCCGGCGACGCCGTTCGAGCCGCGGGTCAGCGCCCTGTCGGCGGGCAGCCAGCGCATCCTCGAGCGCCTCGGCGCCTGGGACGGCATCCGCGCACGGCGCGCCAGCCCCTATGGCGAGATGCGCGTGTGGGACGGCTCGGGCACCGGGCAGATCCACTTTTCCGCGGCCAGCGTGCACGCCGAGGTGCTCGGCCACATAGTCGAGAACCGCGTCATCCAGGACGCCCTGCTCGAGCGTTTGCACGCCAGCGAGTTGGGCCTGCTCGGCAACGCGCGCCTGGAGCAGCTGCGCCGTTCCGGCGATGACTGGCTGCTGACCCTCAACGACGGCCGCCAGTTGCGCGCGCCGCTGCTGATCGCCGCCGACGGCGCCAACTCGGCGGTGCGTCGCCTGGCCGGCTGCGCCACCCGCGAGTGGGATTATCTGCACCACGCCATCGTCACCAGCGTGCGTTGCGCCGAGCCACATCGGCGCACGGCCTGGCAGCGTTTCACCGACGATGGCCCGCTGGCCTTTCTGCCGCTCCAGCGCGGCGCGGACGAACACTGGTGTTCGATCGTCTGGTCGGTCACTCCGAACGAGGCCGAACGCCTGATGGCGCTGGACGACCAGGCCTTCCGCGCGGCCCTCGGGCGTGCCTTCGAGTGGCGCCTGGGCGAGATCGAGGCGGTCGATCCGCGCCTGTGCATTCCGCTGCGTCAACGCCATGCCGAGCGCTATGTCGAACCGGGCCTGGCGCTGATCGGCGATGCCGCGCACAGCATCCATCCGCTGGCCGGGCAGGGTGTCAACCTCGGCTTCCTCGATGCCGCGGTGCTCGCCGAGGTGCTGCTGCATGCCCATGGGCGCGGCGAGCGGCTGGCCGAGCCGCGCGTGCTGAGCCGCTACGAGCGCCGGCGGATGCCGCACAACCTGGCGATGATGGCGGCGATGGAGGGCTTCCAGCGCCTGTTCCAGGCCGACCCGCTGGCGCTGCGCTGGCTGCGCAACAACGGTCTGAACTGGGTCGACGGCCTGCCGGAGGCCAAGGCCGTGTTCGTCCGTCAGGCGCTCGGCCTCTCCGGCGACCTGCCGGAGCTGGCGCGGCCGTAG
- a CDS encoding DUF4442 domain-containing protein — MHSRRLARKARLMRWALNFYPPYLGAGVRVRRISADFRQIRVKMGLGWYNRNYVGTQFGGSLYSMTDPFFMLMLMETLGRDYIVWDKAASIDFISPGKGPVYADFSIGDELLTEIRARTAAGDKHLPELHVEVRDGEGTLVARVHKTLYVRLKPRARQAA; from the coding sequence ATGCACTCCCGTCGATTGGCCCGCAAGGCGCGCTTGATGCGCTGGGCGCTGAACTTCTACCCGCCTTACTTGGGCGCCGGCGTGCGGGTGCGGCGCATCAGCGCCGACTTCCGCCAGATCCGCGTGAAGATGGGCCTCGGCTGGTACAACCGCAACTATGTCGGCACCCAGTTCGGCGGCTCGCTGTACAGCATGACCGACCCGTTCTTCATGCTGATGCTGATGGAAACCCTCGGCCGCGATTACATCGTCTGGGACAAGGCCGCCAGCATCGACTTCATCAGCCCCGGCAAGGGCCCGGTGTATGCCGATTTCAGCATCGGCGACGAGCTGCTGACGGAGATCCGCGCGCGCACCGCCGCTGGCGACAAGCACCTGCCCGAGCTGCACGTGGAGGTGCGCGACGGCGAGGGCACGCTGGTGGCGCGGGTGCACAAGACCCTCTACGTGCGGCTCAAGCCGCGTGCGCGACAGGCGGCCTGA
- the ubiH gene encoding 2-octaprenyl-6-methoxyphenyl hydroxylase: protein MSRFDLAIIGGGLVGASLALALQGQAKTRGWRIVLIEPFAPGDGYQPSYDARSTALSFGSRQIYERLGVWARIAERAEPIREIQVSDRGRFGATRLRAEDEGVPALGYVAENAWLGHCLWQAIDHQVIHWRCPAEVTRLQVLDGGYRLFLNDDSSLDCDLAVLADGGRSGLREQLGIHVQHTAYRQSALIANITPAQAHDGQAFERFTADGPLALLPLADNRCALVWSRVHADAQRLLALDERSFLGELQAAFGYRLGALRQVGARHLYPLALVEAQEQVRPHLVVLGNAAHSLHPIAGQGYNLSLRDTWALAEALLESLAPLGDFATLQRYQQMQQLDQQLTVGFSDRVTRLFSNATPLLAAGRNLGLLGLDLVPPAKRWFARQAMGLGTRLHR, encoded by the coding sequence ATGTCACGCTTCGATCTGGCGATCATCGGCGGCGGCTTGGTCGGCGCCAGCCTGGCCCTGGCCCTGCAGGGCCAGGCCAAGACGCGCGGCTGGCGCATCGTGCTGATCGAACCCTTCGCCCCCGGCGACGGCTATCAGCCCAGCTATGACGCGCGCTCCACCGCGCTGTCGTTCGGCAGCCGGCAGATCTACGAGCGTCTCGGCGTGTGGGCGCGGATCGCCGAACGGGCCGAGCCAATCCGCGAGATCCAGGTTTCCGACCGTGGCCGCTTCGGCGCCACCCGCCTGCGCGCCGAGGACGAGGGCGTGCCGGCGCTCGGCTACGTGGCCGAGAACGCCTGGCTCGGCCACTGCCTGTGGCAGGCGATCGATCACCAGGTGATCCACTGGCGCTGCCCGGCGGAAGTCACCCGCCTGCAGGTGCTAGACGGTGGCTATCGGCTGTTCCTCAATGACGACAGCAGCCTCGACTGCGACCTCGCCGTGCTCGCCGACGGCGGCCGCTCGGGGTTGCGCGAACAGCTCGGCATCCACGTCCAGCACACCGCTTACCGGCAGAGCGCGCTGATCGCCAACATCACACCGGCCCAGGCCCATGACGGCCAGGCCTTCGAGCGCTTCACCGCCGACGGCCCGCTGGCCCTGTTGCCGCTGGCGGACAACCGCTGTGCGCTGGTCTGGAGCCGCGTCCATGCCGATGCCCAACGGCTGCTGGCGCTGGACGAGCGCAGCTTCCTCGGCGAGCTGCAGGCGGCCTTCGGCTATCGCCTCGGCGCCCTGCGCCAGGTCGGCGCGCGTCATCTTTACCCGCTGGCGCTGGTCGAGGCCCAGGAACAGGTGCGCCCGCATCTGGTGGTGCTCGGCAATGCCGCGCACAGCCTGCATCCGATCGCCGGCCAGGGCTACAACCTGTCGCTGCGCGACACCTGGGCGCTGGCCGAAGCGCTGCTGGAAAGCCTGGCGCCGCTCGGCGACTTCGCCACCCTGCAGCGTTACCAGCAGATGCAGCAGCTCGATCAGCAGCTCACCGTGGGTTTTTCCGACCGCGTCACCCGGCTGTTTTCCAACGCCACGCCGCTGCTCGCCGCCGGGCGCAACCTCGGCCTGCTCGGCCTCGACCTGGTGCCGCCGGCCAAGCGCTGGTTCGCCCGCCAGGCCATGGGCCTGGGCACCCGTCTCCACCGTTAA
- the pepP gene encoding Xaa-Pro aminopeptidase, whose translation MISIPKVEYARRRKALMAQMEPNSIAILPAAPVYIRNRDVEHVYRQDSDFQYLTGFPEPEAVLVLIPGRAHGEYLLFCRERDPERELWDGLRAGQDGAIKTYGADDAFPIGDLDDILPGLIEGRERVYYAIGTNQEFDQHLMEWINVIRSKARQGAQPPNEFVALDHLLHDMRLYKSANEVKVMREAAAISARAHIRAMQASRAGLSEYHLEAELDYEFRKGGAKMPAYGSIVAAGRNACILHYRENDAPLKDGDLVLIDAGCEIDCYASDITRTFPANGTFSPEQKAIYQLVLDANMAAFEQIAPGKHWNEAHEATVRVITAGLVQLGLLEGEVDALIASEAYKPFYMHRAGHWLGMDVHDVGDYKVGGEWRVLEPGMAMTVEPGIYIAPDNQNVAKKWRGIGVRIEDDVVVTKTGCEVLTNGVPKTVAEIEALMAAARSQAA comes from the coding sequence ATGATCAGCATCCCCAAGGTGGAATATGCCCGTCGGCGCAAGGCGCTGATGGCGCAGATGGAACCCAACAGCATCGCGATTCTGCCGGCCGCGCCGGTGTACATCCGCAACCGCGATGTCGAGCACGTCTACCGGCAGGACAGCGACTTCCAGTACCTCACCGGCTTCCCCGAGCCGGAAGCGGTGCTGGTGCTGATCCCCGGCCGCGCCCATGGCGAATACCTGCTGTTCTGCCGCGAGCGCGATCCCGAGCGTGAGCTGTGGGATGGCCTGCGCGCCGGCCAGGACGGGGCGATCAAGACCTACGGCGCCGACGATGCCTTCCCCATCGGCGATCTCGACGACATCCTCCCGGGCCTGATCGAGGGCCGCGAGCGGGTCTATTACGCGATCGGCACCAACCAGGAGTTCGACCAGCACCTGATGGAGTGGATCAACGTGATCCGCTCCAAGGCGCGCCAGGGTGCGCAACCGCCGAACGAATTCGTCGCCCTCGACCACCTGCTGCACGACATGCGCCTGTATAAGTCGGCGAACGAGGTGAAGGTGATGCGCGAAGCCGCGGCGATTTCCGCCCGCGCCCACATACGCGCCATGCAGGCCAGCCGCGCCGGCTTGTCCGAATATCACCTGGAAGCCGAGCTGGACTACGAGTTCCGCAAGGGCGGGGCGAAGATGCCGGCCTATGGCTCGATCGTCGCCGCCGGCCGCAACGCCTGCATCCTGCATTACCGCGAGAACGACGCACCGCTCAAGGATGGCGACCTGGTGCTGATCGACGCCGGCTGCGAGATCGACTGCTACGCCAGCGACATCACCCGCACCTTCCCGGCCAACGGCACCTTCAGCCCCGAGCAGAAGGCCATCTACCAGTTGGTGCTCGACGCCAACATGGCCGCCTTCGAGCAGATCGCCCCAGGCAAGCACTGGAACGAGGCGCACGAGGCCACGGTGCGGGTGATCACCGCCGGCCTGGTGCAGCTCGGCCTGCTCGAGGGCGAGGTCGATGCGCTGATCGCCAGCGAAGCCTACAAACCCTTCTACATGCACCGCGCCGGCCACTGGCTGGGCATGGACGTGCACGACGTCGGCGACTACAAGGTCGGCGGCGAGTGGCGCGTGCTCGAGCCGGGCATGGCGATGACCGTCGAGCCGGGCATTTACATCGCCCCGGACAACCAGAACGTCGCCAAGAAATGGCGCGGCATCGGCGTGCGCATCGAAGACGACGTGGTGGTGACCAAGACCGGCTGCGAGGTGCTGACCAACGGCGTGCCCAAGACCGTCGCCGAGATCGAGGCGCTGATGGCCGCCGCGCGCAGCCAGGCGGCCTGA
- a CDS encoding YecA family protein encodes MPMQNSPYSAFAALLASSGQSVSPAELHGLLLGRSCAGAGFEAEPWLVDAGDLLGGAPQDGVRQALIGLQEMVKTELTGTDMAVVLLLPADEAPLAERAAALGQWCQGFLGGFGLTARDAALSAEAMEVLQDLAAIAQVQSALEESEDGESDYMEVMEYLRVAPLLLYTECAKPLAAAPKPSLH; translated from the coding sequence ATACCCATGCAAAATTCTCCCTATAGTGCTTTCGCCGCCCTGCTCGCCAGCAGTGGCCAATCCGTTTCCCCGGCCGAGCTGCACGGCCTGTTGCTCGGCCGCAGCTGCGCGGGAGCCGGCTTCGAGGCCGAGCCCTGGCTGGTCGATGCCGGCGACCTGCTCGGCGGCGCGCCGCAGGATGGCGTGCGCCAGGCGCTGATCGGCCTGCAGGAAATGGTCAAGACCGAACTGACCGGCACCGACATGGCCGTGGTGCTGCTGCTGCCCGCCGACGAGGCGCCGTTGGCCGAGCGCGCCGCCGCGCTGGGCCAGTGGTGTCAGGGCTTTCTCGGCGGCTTCGGCTTGACCGCGCGGGACGCCGCGCTGAGCGCCGAGGCCATGGAGGTGCTCCAGGATCTGGCGGCGATCGCCCAGGTGCAGAGCGCCCTGGAAGAGTCCGAAGACGGCGAGAGCGACTACATGGAGGTCATGGAGTACCTGCGTGTCGCGCCGTTGCTGCTATATACCGAGTGTGCCAAGCCGCTGGCCGCCGCGCCGAAACCTTCCCTGCATTGA
- a CDS encoding TIGR02449 family protein, with the protein MEDADLRALTTKLELLIRRIEQLKADNQLLRASEKAWREERAHLIEKNEMARHKVESMISRLKALEQDS; encoded by the coding sequence ATGGAAGACGCCGATCTGCGTGCGCTGACAACCAAGCTGGAACTGCTGATCCGCCGCATTGAACAGCTCAAGGCCGACAACCAGCTCCTGCGGGCGAGCGAAAAGGCCTGGCGCGAGGAACGCGCCCATCTGATCGAAAAGAACGAAATGGCCCGGCACAAGGTCGAATCGATGATTTCGCGCCTGAAAGCCCTGGAGCAGGACTCATGA
- a CDS encoding cell division protein ZapA has product MTQSNTVNVQILDKEYCIACPPDERANLESAARYLDGKMREIRMSGKVIGADRVAVMAALNITHDLLHKQQHLDQQASSTREQVRDLLERVDHALAADQDAAQD; this is encoded by the coding sequence ATGACCCAGTCGAACACCGTTAACGTCCAGATCCTGGACAAAGAATATTGCATCGCCTGTCCGCCGGACGAACGCGCCAACCTGGAAAGCGCCGCGCGCTACCTGGACGGCAAGATGCGTGAGATCCGCATGAGCGGCAAAGTCATCGGCGCCGACCGGGTGGCGGTGATGGCCGCGCTGAACATCACCCATGACCTGTTGCACAAGCAGCAGCACCTCGACCAGCAGGCCAGCTCGACCCGCGAACAGGTGCGCGATCTGCTCGAGCGCGTCGATCACGCCCTGGCCGCCGATCAGGATGCCGCGCAGGACTGA